The window AGTCGAACCGACCTTGGGCCCGTGAAAAGGCGAGCGTGGTGTCCGTACCGAGATCCGACACAGGTGCCCTGGCTGCGAAAGCCAAGACCAACGGGAGCAACCGGCGTTAGGGAATTCGGCAATCTAGTCCCGTACCTTCGGAAGAAGGGATGCCTGCTCCGGAACGGAGCAGGTCGCAGTGACTCGGAGGTTCCGACTGTCTAGTAACAACATAGGTGACCGCAAATCCGCAAGGACTCGTACGGTCACTGAATCCTGCCCAGTGCGGGTATCTGAACGCCCAGTACAATGGGTAGAAGGACCCGTCAACGGCGGGGGTAACTATGACCCTCTTAAGGTAGCGTAGTACCTTGCCGCTTCAGTAGCGGCTTGCACGAATGGATTAACGAGAACCTCACTGTCCCAACGCTGGACCCGGTGAACTGTACGTTCCAGTGCGGAGTCTGGAGACCCCCAGGGGGAAGCGAAGACCCTATAGAGCTTTACTGCAGGCTGTCGTTGTGGTGTGGCCGCTAGTGTGCAGGGTAGGTAGGAGACGCTACACAGGTGCGTGCGCTAGCACGTCGCCGAGTCACGCATGAAACACTACCCACTAGTGGCCGCGCCGCTCACTCCGGGAGGAGGACATAGATAGCCGGGCAGTTTGACTGGGGCGGTACGCGCTCGAAATGATATCGAGCGCGCCCCAAGGCCATCTCAGCCGGGACGGAGACCCGGCGAAGAGTGCAAGAGCAAAAGATGGCTTGACAGTGTTCTTCCCAACGAGGAACGCTGACGCGAAAGCGTGGTCTAGCGAACCAATGGACCTGCTCGGTGCGGGTCATTGATGACAGAAAAGCTACCTTAGGGATAACAGAGTCGTCACTCGCAAGAGCACATATCGACCGAGTGGCTTGCTACCTCGATGTCGGTTCCCTCCATCCTGCCCGTGCAGCAGCGGGCAAGGGTGAGGTTGTTCGCCTATTAAAGGAGGTCGTGAGCTGGGTTTAGACCGTCGTGAGACAGGTCGGCTGCTATCTACTGGGGGTGTGAAGGTCTGACGGGAACGTTCGTATAGTACGAGAGGAACTACGAACGGTGGCCACTGGTGTACCGGTTGTCCGAAAGGGCAGCTGCCGGGCAGCCACGCCACACGGGGTAAGAGCTGAACGCATCTAAGCTCGAAACCCACCTGGAAAAGAGATGCCGTCCGAGGTCCCTCGTACAAGACGAGGTCGATAGACTCGGGATGTACGCGCCGAGGTGACGAGGCGTTTAGTCCGCGAGCACTAACAGACCGACTGCCACACATTCATTCAGGCGCCCACGTCCAGGCGCAATCTGGAGCGCACGTACACACGGAGTTCGACCGATCACTGGCCCACGCGCGGTTCGATTCCGCGGATCGGCGTTCAGGCGGCCATAGCGGCGGGGCAACACCCGTACCCATCCCGAACACGGCAGTTAAGCCCGCCTGCGTTCCGGCGAGTACTGGAGTGTGCGAACCTCTGGGAAATCCGGTTCGCCGCCTACCATTCATTCCCGGCGCATTTCGCGCCGGGCTCATCATTTACCCTCGAACAGCAGCGGCGCTGTTCGGGGGTTTTCGTATTTCGAACCCCGGCCAGCACCAGCGCTGGTCGGGGTGTTTGCATTTCGAACAGCGACAGCGCTCGTCGACGTTTCGAACGGACAGTGGCAACGCTCGTCAGCGCTACAGGCCTCGAAGAGCCCCTACTCCGGCGGCTGCCGATAGCTGGTCGCCCCGCCGGGGTGGCCCTGGGGGTTCTCGATACCGACCAGTTCGCCGCCGGTGGGCGTCGTGTACAGCGCGTACTGGAGGTCGTTGAGGAGGTAGTACCGGACGCGCTCCTGCTCGGCGCCGTCGGGGTCGGCGTCGGCGACGTCCACGCCCAGCTCGCGGAGCAGTTCGTCGCGGCTGTCCGGGTCCTGCTCCCGGAACGGGCCGCCGGCCCAGGTCTCGGCGTAGTCGTCGAGCGCGGCAATCGCCTCGCGCATCCCGGCGGCGTAGTCCGGTCGGTCTGCGACGCGGCCGACGACGTAGCGCTCGACGAATTCGTCGACGCCGGACACGGCCTCGGGGTAGATCGTCTCGGCGAGGGCGACCAGCGTCTCGCGTTCGGTCGGGTCGAAGCCCTCGCGGTCCGGATCGTCCTCGAATCGGTCCCAGGCGAGTGCGCCGGCGCCAGCGGCGCTGCCGACGGCGCCGAGCGCGACGAGCGCGTCGCGCCTTGTGAGTTCGTGGTCGGTCATAGGCGGTTGTGGTCAGTTCCGAATGGTGGCGTTCACGTGGACTCCGTCGCGGTGGGCGCCGGGGACGTAGGCGGACTCGCCGCCGCACCGGTCGGCGCCGCGGCAGACCTCGGCGTATGGAGTCAGCGCCCGCACGTCGCTGCCGGTCGCGTCGATCGGGTGTTCGAGCCGGTAGGTGAAGCCGGCACCGGTCCCGTAGTCGACGAACACGGAGGTCTCGATCGTCTCGCGACCCTCTGCGGGGACGGACAGGGAGTCGTCGAGCGCGGGGCCGTCGAGGGTCGCGGTACCGTTGGTGACGGTCAACGTCCCGGAGAACTCCGACGGTGCGGTGACCGTGGTGCTGTCGCGTTCCCCGCCGCCGGCGACCGTCACGGCGATCAGCTCCGCGCCCTCGGGCACGCCGGCCGCGACGTCCTGCCGGACGGTCTCCCCCCGTACGTGGCGGATTTCCTGCAAGCGTGGCTCGACGGTGGCACCGACCGTCGGCGCCCAGGGACCGCGATAGCTGTAGCGATACAGCGTCCGGTCCGGGAAGGCGTCGACGACGGCGAACTGGCGGTCGCGGAGGGCGTAGACGGCGTCGCCGTCGTAGCCGGGGTCGTTCCGGAGCGCTTGGAAGGGGTGGTTGAGCCAGTCGCCGTAGGGCGTCGGGAGGAAGACGAGCGCGTCGTCGAACGACCGGTCCTCGAACGGCTCGTAGGCCGTCTCGTAGCGCTCGGTGACGGCGTAGTTGTCGGAAAGCGGCGCCGCGGCCATCCCGACGCCGGCGGCGCCGAAGACGGCCGCGCCCACGAGCAGGGCGGCGACGGCGACGCGCGGCGGCACCGAGGGACGGGACTCGACGGCGTCGTAGAGTTGCCGGCCGGCGAACCGGAGGCCGACGGCGGCGAACAGCGCGGTCGGAACGAGCAGGTCGACGTGGTAGTAGGGACCGAGGTAGCTGATCAGTCCGTCGCCGGCGGCGTCGAGGTCGCCGAGGACGTTCAGGTTGCCCCAGAAGTAGACGTTGCCCAGCGGGACGGTGAGGGCGACGCCGGCGACGGCGGCCCGGCGGTCGGAGAGGCCGCGCCGTGCGGCGACTGCCAGGCCGAGGAGAGCCGTCACCGTGCCGAGGGCGCCCGCGACGACCCACCTGGTAGCGTAGACCCACAGGACCTCCGCGTTCGCGCGCAGCGCGAGCGCGGGCGTGTAATCGCGCTCGTAACCGAGGATCTCCCGGCGGCCGAAGCCCAGGCCGTCCCTGGGCGCGAACGCCTCGTAGGGGAACAGCAGCGGGTCGCCGGTGACGACGGCGTTGTAGCCGAGCGTGGCGACCACGCCGAGGAGGCCGAACGCGGCGGTGAGGGACTGGCGGGCCAGCACCGACCGGTCGAGGGTCCGCAGCGTCCACAGCGCGTGGGCGATGAACGGGGCCGCGAAGAGGACGGCCGTGTAGGGGCGCGCGAAGAATGCGAGGGCCACGGCGAGGCCGGCGACCGCGGCGGCCCGGCGGCTCCCGGTGCGGTCCGCGTGGAGGTACGCCGCGGCGAACGCGAGGTTCCAGAACGTGGTAGGAACGTAGGGGAGGAACACCGAGGCGTCGAGCAGGAACAGCGGCGACCCGAGCAGCAGGACGGCGGCCAGGTAACCGGTTCGGCGGTCAAAGGCCTCGCTGCCGACCCGGGCCGTGAGCGCGACGACGCCCCCGGCGATCAGCGCGAGCGCGATCCGGTACCCGCCCAGTAGCTTGCCGACCGCGAACATCGCCGCGGGGACGGGCGAGTACTTGGGGTAGAGCCCCGACTCGCTCTCCACGAAGAACCAGGGGTGGAACGACTCGGTGACGGGCGGCCGGAGGTACAGCCGGCCCTCGAGCAGCATCGCGGCCTGCTGGAGGTAGACGGCCTCGTCGTGGTTGGAGGTGTGGTACGGAAAGACGCCGCGGGCGACGGCGTAGACGACGAGGGCCGCGACGGCGGCCAGCCCGGCGACCGCGAGTCGGTGGCGGCGGACGGGATGCAGCGAACTGCGGCGGCGGTCGAGCGACCGGAGGAGGTCGCCGGCGGAGCTCATTCGGCCGGGTACCAGGCCAGCGAGTGGTCGGCCCGGAGGTCGATCTCCACGGGCTCGCCGGCCTCGAAGGTCTCGGAGTGGTTGTGGAGGCAGTGGACCTCGTCGCCGCTGTGGAGGGTCACCCGGTAGACGAAGGAGGGGCCGTTGTACTGGCGGTGGGTGACGTAGCCGTCGGCCGTGGGCTCGCTGGTCGGGACGGCCCGGAGGTCGTCGGGTCGGACGAGGACGTCCACGCGCGCGCCGTCGTAGGCCTCGATCGGGCCGTTCAGGAGGTCGGTGTCGTAGGAGCCGATGGCGGTCTCGATCGTCTCGTCGGCGATCCGGGCCGAGAGGAAGCTCGCCTGGCCGAGGAAGGAGGCGACGAAGCGCGATTCCGGGTTCTCGAACACCTCGGCGGGGTCGCCGACCTGTTCGACGGTCCCGTCGTTCATGATGGCGACGCGGTCCGAGATCGAGAGGGCCTCCTCCTGATCGTGGGTGACGGAGACGGCGGTGACGCCGGCCCGCTTGAGGATGCGCCGGACCTCCTCGCGCATCTCCACGCGGAGGCGGACGTCCAGGTTCGAGAACGGCTCGTCGAGCAAGAGGACGTCCGGTTCGGGGGCCAGCGAGCGTGCCAGGGCGACGCGCTGTTGCTGACCGCCCGAGAGCCGACTGGGCATCTTCTCGCGGTGGTCGGTCAGGCCGACGAGGTCGAGCATCTCGTCGACGCGCTCGTCGGTCGCGTCCTCGTCGCGCTCTTTCAGCCCGAAGGCGACGTTCTCCTCGACGGAGAGGTGCGGGAAGAGGGCGAAGTCCTGGAAGACGATGCCGACGTCGCGCTCCTCCGGTTTGCGGTACCGGTCGGCGTCGGCGACGGTGTCTCCCGCGATGGTGACGGCGCCGCTGGACGGTCGTTCGAGCCCGGCGATCATCCGGAGCGTCGTGGTCTTGCCACAGCCCGACGGGCCGAGGAGGGTCAGCAGTTCGCCGTCGCGGACGGACAGGTCGAGGCCCTCGACGGCCGTCTCGTCGGCGTACTCCCTGGTCACGCCGTCCAGTTCCAGCACCGTCGCGGTCGGGTCCTCGACGGCCGTCTCGACGGCGTCGAACTCGGCCGGCGGGGTCACGTCGTTACGTTGCATCGTATTTCTCACGTCCGAGGATCACGAGCATCGAGAGTCCGGAGACGGCGACGAGCACCAGCGCGGGAATCGCCGCCTGCCCGTAGTAACCTGCGTCCCGGACTAGCCAGATGTACGTTACGAACGTTTCGAAACCGGTCGGTCGGAGCATCAGCGTGGCCGGCAGCTCCTTCATGGTCGTCAGGAAGACCAGCGCCGCGCCGGCGACGATGCCGGGGGCCACCAGCGGGAGGACGACCCGGCGGAACGCCGCCAGCGGCGGGTACCCCAGCGACCGCGCGGCCTCGACGTAGCTGGGGTCGACCTGCAGCAGCGAGGACTTGGTCGTCCCGACGGCCTGCGGCATGAACCGCACCACGTAGGCGAACACCAGCAGGAGCACGCTCTGGTAGAGGAAGGGGACGTACCGGAGGCCGAGGTAGACCAGCGCGAGCCCGAGCACGACGCCGGGGACCGCGTAGCCGACGTAGCTCAGCCGGTCGGGCAGCGATCCGATCCGGTCGTCGGAGCGGGCCGAGAGGTACGCCAGCGGGAGCGCGGCGACCACGCAGACCGCCGCGGCCGCGGCCGCCAGCGAGACGGAGTTCCAGGCGAACGAGGGCTCAAACGAGAAGCCGCCCGCGGCGTAGCCGCTGCCCCCGCGGACAAGCCACAGCAGGAGGATGCCCACCGGGAGGAGGAGACAGAGCGTGGCGACGAGCGCGCAGAAGAGGAGGGCGGGCACCTTCCACTTGCCGAGCTTGATCTCGCCGGGCCGGCGGGCCCCGCGGCTGACGTAGGCGCCGTCGCGCCCGGCGTTGATGCGGGACTCGACGGCGAGGATGGCCAGCGCCATCGCCAGCAACAGCAGCGAGAGGACGGAGGCGTAGTCGAGCCGGCGTGCGCCGAACTCGTTGTAGATCATCCGCGTGAACACGTCGTACTGCATGATAGCGGGCGTGCCGAAGTCCGACAGCGCGTACAGCGCGACCAGCAGGGCGCCCGCGGCGATGCCCGGCGTGATCTGTGGCAGCGTCACCCGCTTGAACGCCTCCCACCGGGTGTGGTTCAGCGACCGGGCGGCCTCGACGACGGTCCCGTCGAACGACAGAAGCGCCGCTCTCGTCGTGAGGAAGACGTACGGGTAGGTGAACAGCGTGAGGACGAAGACGGTGCCGTGGAGGCCGTAGATCTCCGGCAGTTCGACGCCGAGGAGGTCGGCCAGCAGGCCGTGGGGACCGAACGCGGAGACGAAGGCGAACGCGCCGATGTAGCTGGGCACCACGAGCGGCAGGGCGCTGGTGACCGTCCAGAACCGGCGGAAGGGGAGGTCGGTCTGGACGGTCAGTATCGCGAGCGGGACGCCCAGCGCCAGCGACGCCGTCGTGACGCCGGCAACCAGCACCAGCGTGTTGAGGGTGACGTCGACCGTGGTCGGCAGCGTCAGTAACTCGACCGCCTGCGACGGCTCGATGGCCGCGGCGCGCAGCAGGAGCCAGACCAGCGGCGAGAGCACGAGCAGCGCGACCCCGAACCCGACCGCGACCAGGGGGCGCGAGACGCGGCTGTCGGTCGTCTCGCCGCCGACCTGTTCGCGGACCCGGTCGAGGTCGTCTGTGGCCATCAGAGCGCGCCCACGTCGCGGAGCATGTCCACCGTGCCGGAGACGTCGGCCAGCTCGGTGAGGTCGATGTCCGGCGGGTTCAGTTCGTCGATGGTCGGCAGGCCGCCGACGGGCTCGACGCCTGGGATCATCGGGTACGCGAAGGTGCGGGTGGCGAAGAACTCCTGGGCCTCCGCGGAGAGCAAGTGGCGGAAGAAGTTCTCCGCGAGGTCGACGTTCTCGCTGCCCTGGAGCAGTTGCGCGCCGGAGACGTTGACGAGCGCACCGGCGTCGCCCTCGGTGAACGCGAGGCCGATCGGCGCGTCGGGGCGGCTCCGCTTGACGCGCAGCGTGTAGTAGTGGTTGGCGAAGCCGGCCTGAAGCTCGCCGTTGGCGACGGCGTTGGAGACCTCCCACTCGTTGCCGTACTGGGAGACGCCGGCCTCCAGCATGGCGTTCAGCCAGTCACGGGTCGCGTCGTCGCCGCGGTCGAGGCGCATCGCCGTGACGAACGACTGGAAGGCGCCGTAGCTCGGTCCCCAGCCCATCGAACCGGCGATGGTGTCGGGGAAGTCGTGGACCGTGCTCGGGACGTCCGATTCGGAGAACTCGTTCGTGTTGTAGGGGACGGCGCGCGCCCGGCCCGCGAAGCCGACCCAGCGGCCCTGACCGTCCCGGAAGGCGTCCGGGACGGGCTCGAGCACGTCCTCGCCCAGCGACGCCGCGGCGTCCTCCTCCGCGACGGCGCCCAGCGAGCCGGCGTCGACGGCCAGGAAGGCGTCGGCCTGGACCGCGCCGGCGCGGCTCTCCTCGATAATCTTGTTCGCGAGGTCGCTGGAGGAGTCGCGCTGGTGGTTGACGTCGAAGTCCGCGTACTCGGTCTCGAGCAGTTCGATCAGGTCCAGGTAGAGCCCGCCCTCGCCGCCGCCGAGGTAGACGGTCAGCTCGCCCGAGAGGTCGGGGAGCTCCGAGATACTGGTTCCGTCGGGCTCGCCGCGCTGCTCGACCATCGGGCCGGAGCCCCGGAAGTCCGAGAGGGAGACCGAGCCGCTCGCGTCGTCGGAGCTCCCGGTGAGAAAGCCACCGCAGCCGGCGAGCGACGCCGCGGCTGCGGCCCCGGTCGTCGCGAGAAAGCGTCTGCGAGACCCGGAATCGACGATCCGTCCGTCATCGTCGTCGTGTGCGTCCATCATTGTTTTAGGTTTGCCTAAATCACTTATGTCTTTTCAATCAGTCGTCAGCGGGCGTCGCGGGCGCGGCGGCGACGCTGCCCGGTTCGATGGCGTCGAGGCAGGCCAGCCAGTCGCGCATGTACTCCCCGCAGTAGTTGAGGAAGGCGCCGTTCTCCCAGTCGGAGAAGTCGCCCGTCGCGAGCGCGTCGGCCATCGCCCGGAAGACCTCGGCGTAGCTGCCGGCCTCGGCGCCGACCTCGTCGACGACCTCCCAGACGTGCTCGTTGAGCTCCAGCCCGTGGACCTCGTTGGTCAGGTCGGAGAACGTCGAGCGAGGGGCCTTGTTGTGCTCGCACAGCGGGTCGCCGTTGTAGATCCGCTTGCCCAGCACGTCGCAGGCGCGCTTGAGGAAGACGCCGCTCCAGATGTCGTCGAACCGGCCCACGTCCCACTCGTTGTCGTCCATCGGTAGCTGGTAGAACGCGGGGACGACCTCGCGGCGGAAGGCGAGGTTCATCGAGCAGACGGTGAGGTACTGGCCGGGGGCGGCGACGAAGTCCCCGCCGTAGTCCGCGGCGGTCGTCCGGGTCTGGGCCTGCCCCTGCAGGTCGCCGTCCATCAGGATGCGGACCGCGTCGAGGTCGGGGACGTTGGTCCACAGCCCCTGGGAGGCGACGACGTCGTCGACGGCGGCCGTCTCCGTCTCGACGGTCTCGTCCATCGCGGCGTAGGGGTAGCCCCGCGGATAGAGGTCGTGGTCGGACTGGTAGAGCACGTTCACCCACCGCTCGTCGGAGCGGACCTGTTCGATCTCGCCCTCGAACGCGAGGTTGGCCATGTGCGTGCCGAAGAAGTCGACGTCCTCGTGGGGGAGGGTGTCGTCGTCGATGAACACGCCGTACTCGAAGTCGTTGGCCCACAGGTACAGCAGGCCGAAGGAGGTCTGGGCGTGGCTGGCCTCGGGGATCAGGTGGTCGTACTCGGCGACGCCGTGCTCGGCGAACCACGCCTCGCGTCGGCTGCCGTCGAAGACCTCGCCAGCGACGTCGAGGTCGGCCAGCATCCGCTCCATGCCGTCCGTGTCGCAGAAGTCCTCTGTCACCAGGACGAAGTGGAGCCGATCGGTGTCGAACCCGTGGGCGCGGGCGTTCTCGACGTACGCTTCCACGCACTCCCACTCCCGTATCGTCGGGACGATGACGCAGGTGTCTGCCATTGGCGGATTTCTTTAGGGCTGCCTAAAATACCTGTCGTTGTCGTCTCGTTCCCACGTGGG of the Halomicrobium salinisoli genome contains:
- a CDS encoding gluconate 2-dehydrogenase subunit 3 family protein, which encodes MTDHELTRRDALVALGAVGSAAGAGALAWDRFEDDPDREGFDPTERETLVALAETIYPEAVSGVDEFVERYVVGRVADRPDYAAGMREAIAALDDYAETWAGGPFREQDPDSRDELLRELGVDVADADPDGAEQERVRYYLLNDLQYALYTTPTGGELVGIENPQGHPGGATSYRQPPE
- a CDS encoding ABC transporter ATP-binding protein; the protein is MQRNDVTPPAEFDAVETAVEDPTATVLELDGVTREYADETAVEGLDLSVRDGELLTLLGPSGCGKTTTLRMIAGLERPSSGAVTIAGDTVADADRYRKPEERDVGIVFQDFALFPHLSVEENVAFGLKERDEDATDERVDEMLDLVGLTDHREKMPSRLSGGQQQRVALARSLAPEPDVLLLDEPFSNLDVRLRVEMREEVRRILKRAGVTAVSVTHDQEEALSISDRVAIMNDGTVEQVGDPAEVFENPESRFVASFLGQASFLSARIADETIETAIGSYDTDLLNGPIEAYDGARVDVLVRPDDLRAVPTSEPTADGYVTHRQYNGPSFVYRVTLHSGDEVHCLHNHSETFEAGEPVEIDLRADHSLAWYPAE
- a CDS encoding ABC transporter permease; translated protein: MATDDLDRVREQVGGETTDSRVSRPLVAVGFGVALLVLSPLVWLLLRAAAIEPSQAVELLTLPTTVDVTLNTLVLVAGVTTASLALGVPLAILTVQTDLPFRRFWTVTSALPLVVPSYIGAFAFVSAFGPHGLLADLLGVELPEIYGLHGTVFVLTLFTYPYVFLTTRAALLSFDGTVVEAARSLNHTRWEAFKRVTLPQITPGIAAGALLVALYALSDFGTPAIMQYDVFTRMIYNEFGARRLDYASVLSLLLLAMALAILAVESRINAGRDGAYVSRGARRPGEIKLGKWKVPALLFCALVATLCLLLPVGILLLWLVRGGSGYAAGGFSFEPSFAWNSVSLAAAAAAVCVVAALPLAYLSARSDDRIGSLPDRLSYVGYAVPGVVLGLALVYLGLRYVPFLYQSVLLLVFAYVVRFMPQAVGTTKSSLLQVDPSYVEAARSLGYPPLAAFRRVVLPLVAPGIVAGAALVFLTTMKELPATLMLRPTGFETFVTYIWLVRDAGYYGQAAIPALVLVAVSGLSMLVILGREKYDAT
- a CDS encoding extracellular solute-binding protein, yielding MDAHDDDDGRIVDSGSRRRFLATTGAAAAASLAGCGGFLTGSSDDASGSVSLSDFRGSGPMVEQRGEPDGTSISELPDLSGELTVYLGGGEGGLYLDLIELLETEYADFDVNHQRDSSSDLANKIIEESRAGAVQADAFLAVDAGSLGAVAEEDAAASLGEDVLEPVPDAFRDGQGRWVGFAGRARAVPYNTNEFSESDVPSTVHDFPDTIAGSMGWGPSYGAFQSFVTAMRLDRGDDATRDWLNAMLEAGVSQYGNEWEVSNAVANGELQAGFANHYYTLRVKRSRPDAPIGLAFTEGDAGALVNVSGAQLLQGSENVDLAENFFRHLLSAEAQEFFATRTFAYPMIPGVEPVGGLPTIDELNPPDIDLTELADVSGTVDMLRDVGAL
- a CDS encoding alpha-1 4-glucan-protein synthase yields the protein MADTCVIVPTIREWECVEAYVENARAHGFDTDRLHFVLVTEDFCDTDGMERMLADLDVAGEVFDGSRREAWFAEHGVAEYDHLIPEASHAQTSFGLLYLWANDFEYGVFIDDDTLPHEDVDFFGTHMANLAFEGEIEQVRSDERWVNVLYQSDHDLYPRGYPYAAMDETVETETAAVDDVVASQGLWTNVPDLDAVRILMDGDLQGQAQTRTTAADYGGDFVAAPGQYLTVCSMNLAFRREVVPAFYQLPMDDNEWDVGRFDDIWSGVFLKRACDVLGKRIYNGDPLCEHNKAPRSTFSDLTNEVHGLELNEHVWEVVDEVGAEAGSYAEVFRAMADALATGDFSDWENGAFLNYCGEYMRDWLACLDAIEPGSVAAAPATPADD